The proteins below come from a single Methanospirillum lacunae genomic window:
- a CDS encoding Zn-ribbon domain-containing protein, whose protein sequence is MPHICLRCKTRLEAAPGLAPRCPACGGTRFAFESPRKAEAAKALESVSPISEEPPQPTNDINIPVETRQVEEKQSEPLTPESVESIRIVEPGKYDLNLLRLAESDDRVIQVGKDGNFRLDLNSMIRPKKKR, encoded by the coding sequence ATGCCACACATCTGTCTCCGGTGTAAAACCCGCCTTGAAGCTGCCCCTGGTCTGGCACCCCGCTGTCCTGCATGCGGAGGAACCAGATTTGCCTTTGAGTCGCCACGAAAGGCAGAAGCAGCAAAAGCACTAGAGTCTGTATCCCCCATTTCAGAAGAACCTCCACAGCCCACTAATGACATCAACATTCCTGTGGAAACCAGGCAAGTTGAAGAAAAGCAAAGTGAGCCACTTACTCCTGAATCAGTTGAAAGTATACGCATTGTTGAACCTGGCAAGTATGATCTGAATCTGCTCAGGCTTGCTGAGTCTGATGACCGCGTTATTCAGGTTGGAAAAGATGGAAACTTCCGGCTTGATCTTAACTCGATGATCAGGCCAAAGAAAAAACGTTGA
- a CDS encoding DUF2073 domain-containing protein, whose protein sequence is MQGVQIDLISAERLSRMPSMEKIRLILDKVRSGTIVILESGLSPEEQSSLIEMTMQEILPDEFSGIEIETYPSKQKSGGMLSRFVRGEGELRRLTVIGPANQLKMIRRDRDFISAWISAR, encoded by the coding sequence ATGCAGGGTGTTCAAATCGATCTTATTTCTGCAGAACGGCTATCACGGATGCCATCCATGGAGAAAATCCGCCTGATTCTCGACAAGGTCAGGAGTGGAACCATCGTAATTCTTGAATCTGGTCTTTCGCCTGAAGAACAGAGTTCACTTATAGAGATGACAATGCAGGAGATACTACCTGACGAATTCTCAGGAATCGAGATTGAGACCTACCCCTCAAAACAGAAGAGTGGGGGGATGTTATCCCGGTTTGTACGGGGAGAGGGAGAATTAAGAAGACTTACAGTGATAGGACCGGCAAACCAACTAAAAATGATTAGGCGTGACCGGGATTTCATTAGTGCCTGGATCTCAGCTCGGTAA
- a CDS encoding CBS domain-containing protein, with translation MTNTILVRDVMSKPVTVAKSVPVTEALDKMLDVGMDPLIVVHNDEVVGTVSRHKIVEKLGAKHSTEVSPNAIHVSNTIDDDFTFIYDDQEVDVLIPLLQERYKLAVVYDSDNKLIGQVNSGDILGKMVPDGDLTSVMERVQFIDSGERMVHLRRKMIDENIARFVVMNEGKMAGIVSETDVAVALLKFRDSVDDRHQEHQVRNILVQDIMTASVQSVEMGSPLNKVIDLMCTKNFSSVPVTENGKVVGIVTRQSLIQAL, from the coding sequence ATGACCAATACTATACTTGTCAGGGATGTTATGTCCAAACCGGTGACTGTTGCAAAGTCAGTCCCGGTAACCGAAGCACTGGATAAAATGCTCGATGTCGGAATGGACCCGTTGATCGTAGTCCACAACGATGAAGTGGTTGGCACAGTGTCCCGTCACAAAATCGTGGAGAAACTTGGTGCAAAGCACAGCACAGAGGTCTCACCGAATGCTATCCACGTTTCCAATACAATCGATGATGATTTTACCTTCATCTATGATGATCAGGAAGTTGATGTCCTCATCCCACTCCTGCAGGAGCGGTACAAACTCGCGGTTGTTTATGACTCAGATAACAAACTGATCGGTCAGGTTAATTCAGGTGACATTCTCGGAAAGATGGTCCCTGATGGTGATCTGACATCTGTAATGGAGCGTGTCCAGTTCATCGATTCCGGTGAAAGAATGGTTCACCTGCGCAGAAAGATGATTGATGAGAATATTGCCCGGTTTGTTGTCATGAACGAGGGGAAGATGGCAGGCATTGTTTCTGAAACTGATGTTGCTGTTGCCCTTCTGAAGTTCCGCGACTCGGTTGATGACCGCCACCAGGAGCATCAAGTCCGTAACATCCTTGTGCAGGATATCATGACCGCATCAGTGCAGAGTGTTGAGATGGGATCGCCTCTGAACAAGGTGATAGATCTTATGTGCACCAAGAATTTCAGCAGCGTGCCGGTAACTGAGAATGGCAAGGTCGTTGGCATCGTGACCCGCCAGTCATTAATCCAGGCACTCTGA
- a CDS encoding CBS domain-containing protein: protein MTYANEKIQLDTSVAVRDIMRRNPKTIDYRATVADAARKMCNKDPSGSCIVLKENVAVGIVTEQDLNCKVVAKDIKPSEAHVYEIMTSPLITLHGDKSVEDAAHLMIKNRVRRLPIINDKGIVIGIVSVRDIMAVSTEINELMGELIDINQAKDLSSGMCSRCGRMSDDLSNVDGSLICSLCNEEDRL, encoded by the coding sequence ATGACATACGCAAATGAGAAGATCCAGCTCGACACTTCGGTGGCCGTGCGGGATATCATGCGAAGGAACCCGAAAACCATAGATTATAGAGCAACGGTTGCAGATGCAGCACGGAAGATGTGCAACAAAGATCCCTCCGGAAGCTGTATCGTTCTCAAGGAAAATGTTGCCGTCGGCATCGTAACTGAGCAGGACCTCAACTGTAAGGTTGTGGCTAAAGACATCAAGCCTAGTGAGGCCCATGTCTACGAGATTATGACATCCCCGCTCATAACACTTCATGGTGATAAATCTGTGGAAGATGCGGCCCATCTTATGATAAAGAACCGGGTTCGTCGTCTGCCGATTATTAATGATAAGGGGATTGTCATCGGGATAGTGAGTGTCAGGGATATTATGGCAGTCTCGACTGAGATCAATGAGCTCATGGGTGAACTCATTGATATCAATCAGGCGAAAGATCTTTCTTCAGGGATGTGTAGCAGATGTGGGAGGATGTCAGATGATCTCTCAAATGTTGACGGTTCTCTTATCTGCTCACTCTGCAACGAAGAAGACCGCCTCTGA
- a CDS encoding Era-like GTP-binding protein: MGLSQTFSKILTNLFHKKTSRIGIYGPPNAGKTTLANRIAKEWSTGVEGTVSEIPHETRRALRAENITITGSNGKSITIDIVDTPGVTTKIDYNEFIEYGIERSEAIDRAREATEGVAEAMHWLREDIDGVIYMIDATADPFAQVNIMMVGIIESRHLPVVIAANKTDLPDASPQRIKTAFPQHPVVPISCINGTRVEDLYEEMIRTFR; this comes from the coding sequence ATGGGACTGAGTCAGACCTTCTCCAAAATTCTTACAAACCTCTTCCATAAGAAGACATCACGAATAGGAATTTACGGACCTCCAAATGCAGGAAAGACAACTCTGGCAAACCGGATCGCCAAAGAATGGTCAACAGGAGTTGAAGGGACGGTCAGTGAGATCCCTCATGAAACCCGGAGAGCGCTTCGGGCAGAAAATATCACGATTACCGGATCAAACGGAAAATCCATCACTATTGACATCGTTGACACCCCGGGAGTCACAACGAAGATTGATTATAACGAGTTCATCGAATACGGTATTGAACGGAGTGAAGCAATCGACAGGGCACGGGAGGCAACAGAAGGAGTTGCCGAAGCGATGCACTGGCTCAGGGAAGATATCGACGGGGTCATCTATATGATAGATGCGACAGCGGATCCCTTTGCACAGGTGAACATCATGATGGTCGGCATCATCGAGAGCAGACATCTTCCGGTTGTAATCGCTGCGAACAAGACTGATCTCCCTGATGCATCACCACAGCGGATCAAGACAGCCTTCCCCCAGCACCCTGTGGTCCCGATATCCTGTATCAACGGAACCAGAGTGGAAGATCTCTATGAAGAAATGATCAGGACATTTCGGTGA
- a CDS encoding 30S ribosomal protein S13 gives MAQEDQEINYFVRVLNTDLDGTKSVIVALTGIKGVGRHAAQIIAKAAEVPKHELIGKLDEASVDRIREVVNTYAERIPVWMTNRPKDVYTGAPKHIIGSDLSLTNEDDINILKKIRAYRGIRHETGQKVRGQRTKSTGRTGLIVGVKRKTT, from the coding sequence ATGGCTCAGGAAGATCAGGAAATTAATTATTTCGTCAGGGTTCTCAACACTGACCTCGACGGTACCAAATCAGTCATTGTAGCACTGACAGGTATCAAAGGGGTTGGCAGACATGCCGCCCAGATTATTGCGAAGGCGGCTGAGGTCCCTAAGCACGAACTTATTGGAAAACTCGATGAAGCGTCTGTTGACCGGATTCGTGAAGTTGTCAATACCTATGCAGAACGCATTCCGGTATGGATGACCAACCGGCCAAAAGATGTCTACACCGGTGCTCCTAAGCATATCATCGGAAGCGATCTCTCCCTCACAAATGAGGACGACATCAACATTCTCAAGAAGATTCGTGCATACCGTGGAATCAGACACGAGACCGGACAGAAGGTCCGTGGTCAGCGCACCAAGTCTACCGGAAGAACCGGTCTGATTGTTGGTGTCAAGAGAAAAACTACGTGA
- a CDS encoding deoxyhypusine synthase, whose protein sequence is MMLDPTTPVRPVSDVSALLDGMSRTGFQGRKLGESVAVWKDMLKDPQVTILLGLSGAMIPAGMQECLIELVSRRFVDAIVSTGANIFHDICEHCGIRHYLGHHHVDDIELFENGIDRIYDVFAYEEQFRKVDNIIAEFARSHGGFEGSSASFIRVLGQWLIDTYPKGRSLTATCAASNVPIFIPALCDSSIGIGLVIARRQGIRILVDQIQDADEITSLVEKTAKTGVVYIGGGVPKNFIQQTQVIASIHKSDCSGHDYAIQYTTDTPHFGGLSGCTFEEAMSWGKESCTCSNVQCFCDATIALPLVTSALIGSGAVRAAKKQE, encoded by the coding sequence ATGATGCTGGATCCAACGACACCGGTCAGGCCCGTTTCTGATGTTTCTGCCCTTCTTGATGGTATGAGCAGGACCGGATTTCAGGGAAGAAAACTTGGTGAATCGGTGGCAGTCTGGAAAGATATGCTGAAGGATCCACAGGTCACGATCCTGCTTGGTCTGTCAGGTGCAATGATTCCAGCAGGGATGCAGGAGTGTCTCATCGAACTTGTCAGCAGACGGTTTGTAGATGCGATCGTCTCTACCGGAGCTAACATTTTCCATGATATATGTGAACACTGCGGAATCAGGCATTACCTCGGACACCATCACGTTGATGATATCGAACTCTTTGAGAATGGAATCGATCGTATCTACGATGTCTTTGCATACGAGGAACAGTTCAGAAAAGTTGACAATATTATAGCAGAGTTTGCACGATCCCATGGCGGGTTTGAAGGTTCATCGGCCTCATTTATCAGAGTTCTTGGACAATGGCTGATTGATACCTATCCAAAAGGGAGATCTCTGACTGCAACCTGTGCAGCATCAAATGTTCCAATCTTCATCCCTGCACTGTGTGACTCCTCAATAGGGATTGGCCTTGTGATTGCCCGGCGGCAGGGGATCAGAATTCTTGTTGATCAGATCCAGGATGCTGATGAGATAACTAGTCTTGTTGAAAAAACTGCAAAGACTGGAGTCGTCTACATCGGAGGTGGAGTTCCCAAGAACTTTATCCAGCAGACTCAGGTCATTGCATCGATTCATAAGAGTGACTGCAGTGGTCATGACTATGCGATCCAGTACACCACTGACACGCCGCACTTTGGCGGGCTTTCAGGATGTACGTTTGAAGAGGCAATGTCTTGGGGCAAGGAGTCATGCACCTGCTCAAATGTTCAGTGCTTCTGTGATGCCACTATCGCTCTCCCGCTGGTAACCTCCGCGCTCATTGGATCAGGAGCAGTACGTGCAGCAAAAAAACAAGAATAA
- a CDS encoding CBS domain-containing protein: MLISDLMSSPVRVCGPDDTVSYVRNLMLKHHISRVLVMDGQRAVGIITKKDIGYRLRSRDPAWRRRSPDNEPVSSVMTVDIISISPGSSIHDALVLMVTHKISGFPVIDQGMVLGMVTKSDMIRSPLVKSLDRPVSGVMHDVQQVTKEHSLDHVIDLMQSGCGKVVVTGEDGSMSGIISESDLTFAQEGRTQPEKLKAGDVMRSPVITLDDKARTGDVIREMAEKHISCLIITNGQGLKGIITRDDIIGEVIL; the protein is encoded by the coding sequence ATGCTGATATCTGATCTGATGAGTTCACCCGTACGGGTCTGTGGTCCCGATGATACTGTCTCCTATGTCAGAAACCTCATGCTGAAACACCATATCTCCAGAGTTCTGGTTATGGATGGTCAAAGGGCTGTAGGGATCATCACCAAAAAGGATATTGGGTACAGACTCAGGAGTCGTGACCCGGCCTGGCGGCGGAGATCTCCTGATAATGAGCCAGTTTCATCTGTCATGACTGTAGATATCATCAGTATATCACCAGGCAGCAGTATTCATGATGCACTGGTTCTGATGGTAACCCATAAGATCTCGGGATTTCCGGTAATAGACCAGGGAATGGTTCTCGGAATGGTGACCAAATCTGACATGATACGATCCCCGCTTGTAAAAAGCCTGGATCGTCCGGTATCCGGGGTGATGCATGATGTACAACAGGTAACAAAGGAACATTCACTCGATCATGTGATCGATCTGATGCAGTCTGGTTGTGGAAAAGTTGTAGTAACCGGAGAAGATGGCAGCATGAGTGGTATTATTTCTGAAAGTGATCTCACCTTTGCACAGGAAGGACGAACTCAACCTGAAAAACTCAAGGCTGGAGATGTGATGAGATCACCGGTGATCACACTTGATGACAAAGCGCGGACTGGCGATGTCATTCGTGAAATGGCAGAAAAACATATATCTTGCCTTATTATCACGAATGGACAGGGACTAAAAGGAATTATAACCAGAGATGATATCATAGGAGAAGTGATTTTATGA
- a CDS encoding CBS domain-containing protein, producing the protein MDLRSYFSNIRPIMHTRHDNDLGTVLSIATRQVISAPQTMRIIGAIETLTEWGVRRLPIVDPGTHRLKGILTARDVVDFLGGGEKFNLINIKHDGNFLAAINESVSKIMKPDVRTLPPHANLSEAIQIILQDRIGGIPIVDEEGVLTGIVTERDVLKLLCRAYSTLKVSDVMTSSLLVQEPDCPLSMVTKVMTSHQFRRLPIVKNDVVFGIITATDIVRYIGSGKVFESLVTGHVAEVMAKPVRDLVNGNLYTIEPDQTITEAARRMLEKGVGALPVIENSRLAGLVTEFDLVRALSTEQQSG; encoded by the coding sequence ATGGATTTGCGATCATATTTCTCAAATATCAGACCAATTATGCACACCAGACATGATAATGATCTAGGGACAGTACTTTCAATTGCTACCAGGCAGGTCATCTCGGCTCCTCAAACAATGCGGATCATAGGTGCAATCGAGACTCTCACTGAGTGGGGTGTCCGCCGTCTGCCCATCGTCGATCCCGGGACTCATCGTCTCAAAGGTATTCTTACTGCACGTGACGTGGTAGACTTTCTTGGTGGAGGTGAGAAGTTCAACCTCATCAACATCAAGCATGATGGCAACTTCCTTGCTGCCATCAATGAAAGCGTCAGCAAGATCATGAAGCCTGATGTCAGGACGCTACCTCCCCACGCCAATCTTTCCGAAGCGATCCAGATCATTTTGCAGGATCGTATCGGTGGAATACCAATTGTTGATGAGGAAGGAGTTCTCACCGGCATCGTCACTGAACGCGATGTTCTCAAACTTCTCTGCCGGGCATACAGCACTCTCAAGGTGAGTGATGTGATGACTTCCTCACTTCTTGTGCAGGAACCTGACTGTCCGCTCTCGATGGTGACCAAAGTAATGACCAGTCACCAGTTCAGACGGCTTCCAATCGTCAAGAATGATGTGGTCTTTGGGATTATCACTGCCACTGATATTGTGCGGTATATTGGTTCAGGCAAAGTGTTTGAGAGCCTTGTAACCGGTCACGTTGCAGAGGTGATGGCAAAACCAGTCAGAGATCTTGTAAATGGAAACCTGTACACCATTGAACCTGACCAGACCATCACTGAGGCGGCCAGAAGAATGCTTGAGAAAGGTGTAGGTGCTCTCCCGGTGATTGAGAACAGCAGGCTTGCCGGTCTCGTAACTGAATTTGATCTCGTCAGGGCTCTCTCGACAGAACAGCAGAGTGGGTGA